The Gemmatimonadota bacterium region CCCATGATCGACATGGCCACGACGGCGCGGGACGGCGTCCGGAACCGGGGGTGGACGTGGGTGAACCACTTGAAGAACAGGCCCGCTCTCGCCATGGCATAGGGAATCCGGGGGGTGATGATCATGGTGCCGTTCATGGTGCCGAAGGTCGAGATCATGACGGCCGCCGAGATCAGCGACGCGCCCACGGGGCCGATCAGCCGGCTCGCCGCGTCGGCCGCCACACGCTCGGAGGCCGCGATTTCGTCAATGCTCAGGACGTACAGATAGGACCAGTTGACCGCGAGGTAAACGAGCGTGCAAAGGCCCAGGCCGAAGAAGATCACCCGGGGCAGGATACGCTGGGGGTCCTTCACTTCCCCCACGACCATGTTGGTGTTGACCCAGCCCTGGTAGGCGAAGAGCCCGCCGATCATCGCCGGTCCGAGCACGGCCAGGATGCTGAAGTCGATGTCCGGCGGCACCAGCGGAACGAAGTGCTCGCTGTTTCCGCCGATCCAGGCGGCCAGCATCGCCAGGCCGACCAGGGCCGTTACCTTGGCGAAGGTCGTCAGGTTCATCACGAGTCCGCCGAAACGGACGCCGACGTAATTGACATAGCAGAGGAACAGGATCAGCGCCCAGACGGCGACCTGCTGGGAAGAGATGTTCAGGGGACCGAGTTCCAGCACGGTGATCTGGGACGAAATCGCCGGGATGAAATACCCCATATAGCTGGTGCATATGGCGCCGATGGCGGCCATGCCGGCACTCTGGAGCAGCACGAACTCCACCCATCCGTAAAGGAAGGCGATGATGGGCGGGAAGGCCTCGTTGAGGTAGACGAACTGCCCGCCGCTCCGGGGCATCATGGTACCGAGTTCGGCGAAGCACAGGGCTCCGGCGAAACCCAGCGCCCCGCCCAAAATCCATACCAGGAGGAACAGGCCGGGGTTGCCGAGTTGCTGGGCAATGCCCGCCGGCGCGCCGAAGATGCCGGAACCGATAATACCGCCGACGATGATGGTCGTGGCGGATACCACGCCCAGATCGCGTCTGAGTTCGGTTTCGAGTTGGAAAGGACTGGATGAACCGGGTTTCACGGAAAAGAAGATACCATCCGATGGGAAAGGTACGCCACAGTTTTATTCGCGGCGGGCCAAGGGGCGGCCGGGCGCGCGTCCACCTTGCCGCTTGACAAGCGTCCTGGCGTGAATCTACCTTTGAAGGACACCCACTGCAGGATACCCACACCGCAGACCCGGATCACCCAAAATGCAATCGAGATGCCGTACCCATAAACCAGTGTGTCGTCACAGCCAAATAAGCACACGTGTGCGCTGGATGGACAGGACATTGATTCAGCCCGCC contains the following coding sequences:
- a CDS encoding amino acid permease, with protein sequence MFFSVKPGSSSPFQLETELRRDLGVVSATTIIVGGIIGSGIFGAPAGIAQQLGNPGLFLLVWILGGALGFAGALCFAELGTMMPRSGGQFVYLNEAFPPIIAFLYGWVEFVLLQSAGMAAIGAICTSYMGYFIPAISSQITVLELGPLNISSQQVAVWALILFLCYVNYVGVRFGGLVMNLTTFAKVTALVGLAMLAAWIGGNSEHFVPLVPPDIDFSILAVLGPAMIGGLFAYQGWVNTNMVVGEVKDPQRILPRVIFFGLGLCTLVYLAVNWSYLYVLSIDEIAASERVAADAASRLIGPVGASLISAAVMISTFGTMNGTMIITPRIPYAMARAGLFFKWFTHVHPRFRTPSRAVVAMSIMGFVWTFLGGFQAIINAFVYIVYLYYGLNVLALIVLRRKHPDAHRPYKVPGYPYVPVLFLVVVAWVVVTVVTQNFLQALPGLGCLGLGAVVYLVWFRKA